The following proteins are encoded in a genomic region of Enterocloster clostridioformis:
- a CDS encoding type II toxin-antitoxin system YafQ family toxin, producing the protein MNRDIVWTTQFKKDYKLALKRHLNIDLLDDIIRALSRGETLPEKNKDHALSGDWIGHRECHIQPDWLLVYRIEDDVLVLTLARTGTHSDLFGK; encoded by the coding sequence ATGAACCGTGATATTGTTTGGACGACACAGTTCAAAAAAGACTACAAGCTGGCATTGAAGCGGCACCTCAATATTGATTTACTGGATGATATTATCCGGGCATTATCGAGGGGCGAAACATTGCCAGAGAAAAACAAAGACCATGCGCTGTCCGGCGATTGGATAGGACACCGGGAATGTCACATTCAGCCGGACTGGCTGCTGGTTTACCGCATTGAGGACGATGTGCTGGTACTGACACTGGCCCGCACCGGAACACACAGCGATTTGTTCGGAAAATGA
- a CDS encoding type II toxin-antitoxin system RelB/DinJ family antitoxin, with protein sequence MASTTNFSVRMDSDIKKQCETLYGELGMNLTTAINVFLRQSLRVGGFPFEVRLEQPNKETIAAMLEAERIARDPSVKHYSDVEEALRELKR encoded by the coding sequence ATGGCAAGCACGACAAATTTCAGCGTCCGCATGGACAGCGACATCAAAAAACAGTGCGAAACGCTTTATGGCGAGTTAGGCATGAACCTGACAACCGCAATCAATGTGTTCCTGCGTCAGTCTTTACGTGTCGGCGGTTTTCCCTTTGAAGTCCGGCTGGAACAGCCTAACAAGGAAACCATTGCCGCCATGCTGGAAGCAGAACGTATCGCGCGTGATCCCAGCGTGAAGCACTACTCCGATGTAGAAGAAGCACTCCGGGAGCTGAAACGATGA
- a CDS encoding ATP-binding protein produces the protein MIEITTEIRAIIDKAAADPTLAGDEYIDPADGLIHCKKCGGNRQTAFPCFGKSGYFMPRCICPCQAEAERQRKEAEEQRNRMESIKRRRAQGLQDRYLYDYTFANDNGKNPLMKKARAYVEHWDEAYRDNTGLLLFGDVGTGKSFFAGCIANALLDRDIPVLMTNFPTILDRLTGIFSEDRVDFIASLGMYDLLVIDDLGVERNTEYAMEQMFTVIDGRYRSRKPMIITTNLKLEEIKNPPDLAHARIYDRILEWCAPVLFSGRNFREEQE, from the coding sequence ATGATTGAGATTACCACAGAAATCCGCGCCATCATTGACAAAGCTGCCGCCGATCCGACCCTTGCCGGGGATGAATACATAGACCCGGCTGACGGGCTTATCCACTGTAAGAAATGCGGCGGCAACCGGCAGACCGCTTTTCCCTGTTTTGGGAAATCCGGCTATTTCATGCCCCGCTGTATCTGCCCCTGTCAGGCCGAAGCAGAACGCCAGCGCAAGGAGGCGGAGGAACAGCGGAACCGCATGGAGAGTATCAAGCGCCGGAGGGCGCAGGGACTTCAAGACCGCTATCTGTACGATTACACCTTTGCCAACGACAACGGGAAAAATCCGCTGATGAAGAAAGCCCGCGCCTATGTGGAGCATTGGGATGAAGCCTACCGGGACAACACCGGCCTGCTACTGTTTGGGGATGTGGGAACCGGGAAATCCTTTTTCGCCGGTTGTATCGCCAATGCGCTGCTTGACCGGGATATTCCGGTGCTTATGACGAACTTCCCCACTATCCTGGACCGGCTGACAGGTATATTCTCCGAGGACAGGGTGGATTTTATCGCCAGTCTGGGAATGTATGACCTGCTGGTTATCGACGATCTGGGCGTGGAGCGTAACACCGAGTACGCGATGGAGCAGATGTTTACGGTCATTGATGGCCGCTACCGCAGCCGCAAGCCCATGATTATCACAACCAACCTGAAGCTGGAAGAAATCAAGAACCCGCCCGATCTGGCCCACGCCAGAATCTATGACCGCATACTGGAATGGTGTGCGCCCGTCCTCTTTTCCGGCAGGAATTTCCGGGAGGAACAGGAGTAA
- a CDS encoding transposon-encoded TnpW family protein has translation MSNEKMTQNTTAAPAPEDRPALVKKIGRTAYRVSFHFSTTSTENMSDKIKRLIKRDMGA, from the coding sequence ATGAGCAATGAGAAAATGACCCAGAACACCACAGCAGCGCCCGCGCCGGAGGACAGACCGGCGCTTGTGAAGAAGATCGGGAGAACGGCCTATAGAGTGTCATTCCATTTCAGCACCACCAGTACCGAAAACATGAGCGACAAGATTAAACGGCTGATTAAACGGGATATGGGCGCATAA
- a CDS encoding GntR family transcriptional regulator, whose amino-acid sequence MEVDVLSEKAKKLKHVKVYNRLYSMIQDGVYPPGGQLPSEPELALQMDVSRMTLRRALALLQEDNLVINIRGKGNFISEHNPDAELPGLEVTQHPVRCTLSGSIEETEMEFRIEPPTESINQNLKRKTAVVVIADRWYKRAGKACAYSLSFIPIEVISEKQIDLREKEDLFQYLEHGVYKDAGSSTCQLSYTTTGNFTAVKYMLSQHASFILIQETLYGENHRVLVSSKHYIPVESFKTQVNAVAGHV is encoded by the coding sequence ATGGAAGTAGATGTATTATCTGAGAAAGCAAAGAAATTAAAACATGTGAAAGTATATAACCGCCTGTATTCCATGATACAAGACGGCGTGTATCCTCCAGGCGGCCAGCTTCCCTCCGAACCGGAGCTGGCACTGCAGATGGACGTAAGCCGCATGACCCTGCGCAGGGCTCTGGCGCTGCTGCAGGAGGATAATCTGGTAATCAACATACGCGGAAAAGGAAATTTCATCAGCGAACATAATCCCGACGCAGAGCTGCCGGGCCTGGAGGTCACACAGCACCCGGTCCGCTGTACGCTGTCCGGATCCATTGAGGAGACAGAGATGGAATTCCGCATAGAACCGCCCACGGAATCCATCAATCAGAACCTGAAACGGAAAACCGCCGTTGTGGTAATCGCAGACCGCTGGTATAAACGCGCCGGGAAGGCGTGTGCCTACAGCCTCAGTTTCATTCCCATTGAGGTTATTTCCGAAAAACAGATAGATTTAAGGGAGAAAGAAGATTTATTCCAATACCTGGAGCATGGCGTATATAAGGATGCCGGCAGCAGCACCTGCCAGCTCTCCTATACCACCACAGGCAATTTCACAGCCGTCAAGTACATGCTCTCCCAGCATGCATCCTTCATCCTGATCCAGGAGACACTATACGGCGAAAATCACCGGGTATTGGTATCCAGCAAGCACTATATACCTGTGGAATCCTTCAAAACTCAGGTCAACGCTGTGGCCGGGCACGTCTGA
- the udp gene encoding uridine phosphorylase codes for MQNYSGEEGLQYHLQIRKGDVGRYVIMPGDPKRCEKIAKHFDNAVLVADSREYVTYTGYLDGEKVSVTSTGIGGPSASIAMEELVLCGADTFIRVGTCGGMDMDVKGGDIVVATGAIRMEGTSREYAPIEFPAVADLDVTNALVSSAKALGYTYHAGVVQCKDAFYGQHEPKRMPVSYELLNKWEAWKRMGCKASEMESAALFIAASHLRVRCGSDFLVVGNQERQEAGLDNPIVHDTEAAIKVAVEAVRRLIQADKQA; via the coding sequence ATGCAGAACTATTCAGGAGAAGAAGGATTACAGTACCATTTACAGATCAGGAAGGGGGACGTGGGACGGTATGTCATCATGCCGGGGGACCCGAAACGCTGCGAAAAGATTGCGAAACATTTTGACAATGCGGTGCTGGTGGCGGACAGCAGGGAGTATGTTACATACACCGGTTATCTGGACGGGGAAAAGGTAAGCGTGACCTCCACGGGCATCGGCGGCCCGTCTGCATCCATTGCCATGGAGGAATTGGTGCTGTGCGGGGCTGATACATTTATCCGTGTGGGAACCTGCGGAGGAATGGACATGGACGTGAAGGGCGGGGATATCGTGGTGGCCACAGGCGCCATCCGCATGGAGGGAACCAGCAGGGAATACGCCCCCATCGAGTTCCCGGCCGTGGCTGACCTGGATGTGACCAATGCCCTGGTTTCCTCGGCAAAGGCGCTGGGATACACGTACCACGCGGGAGTGGTGCAGTGCAAGGATGCGTTTTACGGGCAGCATGAACCCAAACGTATGCCGGTGAGCTATGAGCTGCTGAATAAGTGGGAGGCATGGAAGCGCATGGGCTGCAAGGCGTCTGAGATGGAATCCGCTGCCCTGTTTATTGCGGCCAGCCACTTGAGGGTGCGCTGCGGCTCTGATTTCCTGGTGGTGGGAAACCAGGAGCGCCAGGAGGCAGGACTGGATAACCCCATTGTCCACGATACCGAGGCAGCTATCAAGGTGGCGGTGGAAGCCGTCCGCAGACTGATTCAGGCAGATAAGCAGGCTTAA
- a CDS encoding nucleoside transporter C-terminal domain-containing protein produces MSVKMLIKAVIAQFLIAVILVKVPAGRYVVSKVSDAVTSVINCGQDGLSFVFGSLADSTAAAGSVFAIQVLGNIVFLSALVSFLYYIGILGFVVKWIGKAVGKLMGTSEVESFVAVANMFLRQTDSPILVSKYLGQMTDSEVMVVLVSGMGSMSVSILGGYTALGIPMEYLLIASTLVPVGSIMVAMVALVAAVNKLLGVCGISLQQVFSYVFAPFGFFLGLDPSEILLEGNLLGSKLVLNEFVAFQQLGGMISSMDYRTGMICAISLCGFANFSSLGICVSGIAVLCPEKKSTLARLVFKAMLGGVAVSLIGAMVVGLVTLF; encoded by the coding sequence ATATCCGTCAAAATGTTGATTAAGGCAGTGATTGCCCAGTTCCTGATTGCGGTGATTCTGGTAAAGGTTCCGGCCGGCCGTTACGTGGTGTCTAAGGTATCGGATGCAGTGACCAGCGTCATCAACTGCGGACAGGACGGTTTAAGCTTTGTGTTCGGTTCTCTGGCAGACAGCACCGCTGCCGCCGGATCTGTATTTGCCATACAGGTCCTGGGCAACATTGTATTCCTGTCTGCCCTGGTAAGTTTTCTTTACTATATCGGAATTTTGGGATTTGTGGTAAAATGGATTGGTAAAGCAGTGGGTAAGCTTATGGGCACCTCAGAGGTGGAAAGCTTTGTGGCGGTTGCCAACATGTTTCTGAGACAGACCGACAGCCCGATACTGGTGAGCAAGTACCTGGGCCAAATGACGGACAGCGAGGTTATGGTGGTCCTGGTTTCCGGCATGGGCAGTATGTCCGTGTCCATATTGGGCGGTTATACGGCCCTGGGCATTCCCATGGAGTATCTTCTGATTGCCAGCACACTGGTGCCGGTGGGCAGCATCATGGTGGCCATGGTGGCTCTGGTGGCAGCGGTGAATAAACTGTTGGGTGTCTGCGGTATCAGCCTTCAGCAGGTATTTTCCTATGTATTTGCTCCCTTTGGCTTTTTCCTGGGCCTGGATCCGTCGGAAATCCTGCTGGAAGGAAATCTCCTGGGAAGCAAGCTGGTCCTCAATGAATTCGTGGCGTTCCAGCAGCTGGGCGGCATGATATCTTCCATGGATTACAGGACAGGGATGATATGCGCCATTTCCCTGTGCGGTTTTGCCAATTTCTCCAGTCTGGGAATCTGCGTTTCAGGTATCGCGGTCCTGTGCCCTGAAAAGAAAAGCACCCTTGCCCGCCTGGTGTTTAAGGCCATGTTAGGCGGTGTGGCGGTAAGCCTGATCGGCGCCATGGTAGTAGGCCTGGTCACATTATTTTAA
- a CDS encoding phosphopentomutase — protein sequence MGKYKRIFVVVLDSLGIGAVEDSPEYGDVGVDTLGHIAQKVQGLKIPNLKKLGMVNLHPLEGMEPAEHPLGRYMRLKERSRGKDTMTGHWEMMGLLVTTPFQTFTSHGFPKELIDELEKRTGRKIIGNKSASGTEILDELAEEEIREGHLIVYTSADSVLQICGNEETMGLDSLYHYCEIARELTLRDEWKVGRVIARPYTGMKKGEFKRTSNRHDYALKPYGRTALNALKDAGYDVVSIGKIYDIFDGEGLTQSNHSNSSVHGMEQTIQYAKTDFNGLCFVNLVDFDALWGHRRNPEGYGRELERFDEKLGELLPLLGEDDLLILTADHGNDPTYTGTDHTREQVPFIAYSPSMEGGKDLGGADTFAVIGATVADNFGVKMPEGTIGTSVLDEL from the coding sequence ATGGGAAAATATAAACGTATCTTTGTAGTGGTCCTGGATTCACTTGGAATCGGGGCAGTGGAGGATTCACCGGAATATGGAGATGTGGGGGTGGACACCCTGGGGCATATTGCCCAGAAGGTTCAGGGGCTTAAGATTCCGAATCTGAAAAAACTGGGCATGGTCAACCTGCATCCATTGGAAGGGATGGAGCCGGCAGAACACCCCTTGGGGCGTTACATGCGCCTGAAGGAGAGAAGCCGGGGCAAGGATACCATGACGGGACACTGGGAGATGATGGGGCTTCTTGTCACCACGCCCTTCCAGACATTTACCAGCCACGGCTTTCCTAAGGAGCTGATAGACGAGCTGGAGAAAAGGACCGGACGGAAAATCATCGGCAACAAGAGCGCCAGCGGAACGGAAATACTGGATGAACTGGCAGAGGAAGAGATTCGGGAAGGCCATCTGATTGTGTATACTTCCGCGGATTCCGTGCTTCAGATATGCGGCAACGAGGAGACCATGGGACTTGACAGCCTGTATCACTACTGTGAGATTGCCAGGGAACTGACGCTGCGGGATGAGTGGAAAGTGGGACGGGTCATTGCCAGGCCCTATACCGGCATGAAGAAGGGCGAATTCAAGCGCACCTCCAACCGCCATGATTACGCGCTGAAGCCATATGGAAGGACTGCCCTCAACGCCCTTAAGGACGCGGGATATGATGTGGTGTCCATTGGTAAGATATACGATATCTTTGACGGCGAGGGACTGACACAGTCCAACCATTCCAACTCATCTGTCCACGGTATGGAGCAGACCATCCAGTATGCAAAAACGGATTTCAACGGACTTTGTTTTGTGAATCTGGTGGATTTTGACGCTCTGTGGGGACACCGCCGCAATCCGGAAGGGTACGGCAGGGAGCTGGAGCGCTTTGATGAGAAGCTGGGTGAGCTGCTCCCCCTTCTGGGTGAGGACGATCTTCTGATTCTCACCGCGGACCATGGCAACGACCCTACCTACACAGGCACGGACCACACCAGGGAGCAGGTGCCGTTCATCGCCTATTCCCCGTCCATGGAGGGCGGAAAGGACCTGGGCGGGGCAGATACATTTGCGGTCATTGGAGCCACGGTGGCTGATAACTTTGGGGTGAAGATGCCGGAAGGCACTATAGGAACTTCGGTTCTGGACGAATTGTAA
- the deoC gene encoding deoxyribose-phosphate aldolase, with amino-acid sequence MDKKDILSRVDHTLLKQTATWEQIEKLCREGMEYGTASVCIPPCYVKQAKDFVGDKLAICTVIGFPNGNMTTAVKVFETEDAVKNGADEIDMVINIGLVKAGHYDQVLDEIRQIKAACGGRCLKVIIETCLLTEEEKKEMCRVVTESGADFIKTSTGFSAAGATPEDVALMRKYSGPEVKVKAAGGIASIEDAERFIELGADRLGTSRLIP; translated from the coding sequence ATGGATAAGAAGGATATTTTAAGCAGGGTAGATCACACACTGTTAAAGCAGACAGCCACCTGGGAGCAGATTGAGAAGCTGTGCAGGGAAGGCATGGAATACGGCACCGCCTCTGTGTGCATTCCTCCCTGTTATGTGAAGCAGGCAAAGGATTTTGTGGGGGATAAGCTGGCAATCTGTACAGTTATCGGATTCCCCAACGGCAACATGACCACCGCGGTGAAGGTGTTCGAGACAGAGGACGCGGTGAAGAACGGCGCGGACGAAATTGATATGGTCATCAACATCGGCCTGGTAAAGGCAGGGCATTATGACCAGGTCCTGGATGAAATCAGACAGATTAAGGCTGCCTGCGGCGGCAGATGCCTGAAGGTCATTATCGAGACCTGTCTTTTGACAGAGGAGGAGAAAAAGGAAATGTGCCGTGTGGTCACGGAGTCAGGGGCGGATTTTATCAAGACCTCCACCGGGTTTTCCGCGGCCGGCGCAACACCGGAGGATGTGGCCCTTATGAGGAAGTACTCAGGTCCTGAGGTGAAGGTTAAGGCAGCCGGCGGAATCGCCTCTATTGAAGACGCAGAGCGTTTCATAGAGCTGGGCGCAGACCGCCTGGGAACCAGCAGGCTGATCCCATAG
- a CDS encoding Sir2 family NAD-dependent protein deacetylase, whose amino-acid sequence MNEKIAQLRKILDDSTYTVALCGSGMMEEGGFIGIKKQDKAYDIENRYGYGVEEMYTSAFYNTRPERFFEFYKKEMLHNAPRDTASGPALAAMERAGKLQCVIDSNIYDKARRGGCRYVINLHGSIYQNQCPRCKKKYPIGYIAGAKRIPICRDCNVPIRPMISLIGEMVDSQNMTRTTEEITKADTLLLLGTTLASEVFCQYIQYFAGRNMVIIHKQEHYLDKDADLVILDHPMNVLPQLGYGEEKTEE is encoded by the coding sequence ATGAATGAAAAAATAGCTCAGTTGAGAAAGATTCTGGATGATAGTACCTATACTGTGGCTCTCTGCGGTTCCGGTATGATGGAAGAAGGCGGGTTCATCGGTATTAAGAAACAGGATAAGGCATATGACATCGAGAACCGGTATGGCTACGGCGTTGAGGAAATGTATACCAGTGCATTTTACAATACCCGGCCGGAGCGATTTTTCGAGTTCTATAAAAAGGAGATGCTTCACAACGCGCCAAGGGACACTGCTTCCGGCCCGGCCCTGGCAGCCATGGAGAGGGCCGGAAAGCTTCAATGCGTCATAGACAGCAACATCTATGACAAGGCCCGCAGGGGCGGCTGCCGTTATGTTATAAATCTTCACGGAAGTATTTACCAGAACCAGTGCCCCAGATGTAAGAAAAAGTATCCCATTGGATATATTGCGGGTGCAAAGCGGATTCCAATCTGCAGGGACTGCAATGTTCCCATACGGCCCATGATTTCCCTGATTGGGGAGATGGTGGACAGTCAGAACATGACCAGGACCACAGAGGAGATAACAAAGGCGGATACCCTGTTATTGTTGGGGACCACCCTGGCTTCCGAGGTGTTCTGCCAGTACATACAGTATTTTGCCGGGCGGAACATGGTAATCATACATAAGCAGGAGCACTATCTGGATAAGGACGCAGATCTGGTGATATTGGACCATCCCATGAATGTGCTGCCGCAGCTGGGGTATGGGGAAGAGAAAACAGAAGAATAG
- a CDS encoding L,D-transpeptidase family protein — MKFRKCAAAGAMALCLAAAGPLSALAGQSAGPGAAYQPSVNGVNIYVSKMGNTLTLKQYAQTIGTWPVKLGRRSETGDKVQEGDEITPSGSFYVCTRNDQSICYLALGLSYPNAEDAERGLRDGLINEEQYHAILEANKAGVQPPWNTPLGGAIEIHGDQGGGTSGCIAVTNDVMDILWEYCPLGVPVTVGP; from the coding sequence ATGAAATTCAGAAAATGTGCTGCAGCCGGAGCGATGGCACTGTGCCTGGCGGCAGCCGGTCCTCTGAGCGCCCTGGCCGGGCAGAGCGCGGGACCGGGGGCAGCTTACCAGCCTTCTGTCAATGGGGTGAACATCTATGTCAGCAAGATGGGGAATACGCTGACGCTGAAACAATATGCCCAGACCATAGGAACCTGGCCTGTAAAGCTGGGACGGCGGTCTGAGACAGGGGACAAGGTGCAGGAGGGAGATGAAATCACACCCTCCGGATCGTTCTATGTGTGCACGAGAAATGACCAGAGCATATGCTATCTGGCTCTGGGACTTTCCTATCCCAATGCCGAGGACGCAGAGCGGGGCCTGAGAGACGGCCTGATTAATGAGGAACAGTATCATGCCATCCTGGAGGCAAATAAGGCAGGCGTACAGCCGCCCTGGAATACTCCTTTAGGCGGGGCAATTGAGATACACGGGGACCAGGGCGGAGGAACCTCCGGCTGCATCGCGGTTACAAACGATGTGATGGATATTCTGTGGGAATACTGTCCTCTGGGAGTTCCTGTAACCGTTGGGCCGTAG
- a CDS encoding CD3324 family protein — protein sequence MKYVNAKAVLPHGLVEELQEYVQAGYIYIPSRENQHKAWGEQSGCRRELAERNAGIVDAYRQGVSLEELGDKYCLSVHAIRKIIYQK from the coding sequence ATGAAATATGTCAACGCAAAGGCAGTCCTCCCCCATGGCCTGGTGGAGGAGCTGCAGGAATATGTACAGGCCGGATATATCTATATCCCGTCCAGGGAAAACCAGCACAAGGCCTGGGGCGAGCAAAGCGGCTGCCGCAGGGAACTGGCAGAGCGGAACGCCGGAATCGTGGATGCTTACCGGCAGGGGGTATCCCTGGAGGAGCTGGGGGATAAGTACTGCCTATCTGTCCATGCCATACGGAAAATTATATATCAGAAGTAA
- the ltrA gene encoding group II intron reverse transcriptase/maturase has protein sequence MDTSSLMEQILSRDNLNAAYLQVVRNKGAAGVDGMTVEELGAYLSENGENIKEQLRTRKYKPKPVRRVEIPKPDGGTRNLGVPTAVDRFVQQAVAQVLTPIFEEQFHDHSYGFRPKRCAQQAVLKALEMMNDGHNWIVDIDLAKFFDTVDHDKLMTIFGRTIKDGDVISVVRKILVSGVMIDDEYEDTVVGTPQGGNISPLLANIMLNELDKELEARRLDFVRYADDLIIMVGSRQAAERVMKSVARFIEEKLGLKVNAEKSRVDKPKGIKYLGFGFYYDSFAKGYKARPHPKAAAKFKAQMKKYTSRSWGVGNGYKIGKLNRLIRGWINYFKIGSMKRLCAKMDGQIRYRLRMCIWKHWKTPKNREKNLIKLGLPPNAAHGISYAKGYARVCRSWNLHICISKERLAKFGLVSMEDYYAEKAVTC, from the coding sequence ATGGACACAAGCAGTCTCATGGAGCAGATATTAAGCAGGGATAATCTAAATGCGGCGTATCTGCAAGTCGTAAGGAATAAAGGAGCGGCAGGCGTGGACGGGATGACCGTTGAAGAACTTGGCGCATATCTTTCGGAAAACGGCGAAAACATTAAGGAACAGTTGCGGACGAGGAAGTATAAGCCGAAGCCAGTCCGCAGGGTGGAGATACCCAAACCCGATGGTGGTACAAGAAATCTTGGAGTGCCAACAGCAGTAGACCGCTTTGTACAGCAGGCGGTGGCACAGGTGCTTACCCCGATATTTGAGGAGCAGTTTCACGACCACAGCTATGGATTCAGACCCAAGCGGTGTGCACAGCAGGCAGTCCTTAAAGCATTGGAAATGATGAATGACGGACACAACTGGATAGTGGATATCGACCTAGCGAAATTCTTTGACACAGTAGACCATGACAAGCTGATGACGATTTTCGGACGGACAATAAAGGACGGAGATGTCATATCGGTGGTAAGAAAGATTCTGGTCAGCGGCGTAATGATTGATGATGAGTATGAAGATACGGTAGTCGGCACACCGCAGGGTGGAAATATCTCGCCGCTGTTAGCAAATATCATGTTAAATGAGCTGGACAAAGAACTGGAAGCAAGGAGGCTGGATTTCGTCCGGTATGCAGATGACCTTATTATAATGGTCGGGAGCAGACAGGCGGCAGAGCGGGTAATGAAGAGCGTGGCTCGGTTTATAGAGGAAAAGCTTGGACTGAAAGTGAACGCGGAAAAGAGCAGGGTTGATAAACCAAAGGGCATTAAGTATCTGGGGTTTGGATTTTACTATGACTCATTTGCCAAAGGGTACAAAGCCAGACCACACCCGAAAGCGGCAGCAAAGTTCAAGGCGCAGATGAAGAAATATACAAGCAGGAGCTGGGGAGTGGGCAATGGTTATAAAATTGGGAAACTCAACCGGCTTATCCGAGGGTGGATAAATTATTTCAAAATCGGAAGCATGAAAAGGCTGTGCGCAAAAATGGACGGACAGATTCGGTATCGACTGCGCATGTGCATATGGAAACACTGGAAAACGCCAAAGAACAGGGAAAAGAATCTTATCAAACTTGGTCTGCCGCCAAATGCGGCACATGGCATTTCATATGCCAAAGGATATGCCAGAGTGTGCAGAAGCTGGAATCTCCACATTTGTATCAGTAAAGAGAGACTAGCTAAGTTTGGTCTTGTATCCATGGAAGACTACTACGCCGAAAAGGCTGTTACATGTTAA